GTCAGCTGTGAGGAGAAGCCCTCTCCGGGTGAACAGGCGCATCGGGTCGTATCCGCCCTTCTGCGTCCAGTGCGATGGGGGTGTGAGCAGGTCTCGCGGGTCGGTGGGGCGCCACTGCTGGAGACCGTCCGCAAGACCGGGTTGGTCAAGGCGACGTCGGCGGCGCTGACGCCGTGGCGCTCGTCGCGGACATCGCGGACGATGCGGACGTTGCTGATACGGACCGGGCGCAGCCGGAATCCCGGCTCCAGCTGTGAGAACCGGCGTATCGGGCACTGTCAGAGGCGTCAGGCACACTGAGCCGTATGAACTCGGTGACCGCACACGACTACGCCTGGATCCGCACCTCGCTGCTCTTCCGCCACATGATGGAGAGCGGATACACCTTGACACTGATTCGGGGGCGGGGTCCGCAGGTGGTGCTGCGTGCGATGGAGGCGGAACCGCGCGGCACCGGGGAGGGGACGGCCGGGCTGATCGAGGCGGATGACGCTCACCGTGCCGAGGTGGATTACGACGACTGGGACGAGTCCTACGTCGCGGGCGCCTTCAAGGTCCCAGGAGAGAAGGGCGACTGGACAGTCGTCCTCGGCTTTGACGGTGGCCTTGGGATGCCGTGTGCGGAGACGCTGTCGGAGGGCGGCCGGGTCGTGGCGCACTCGAGCAACGGAGGCAAGCCCATCCACCTCTTCCACTGGTTTGAGGATGGTGAGCTCCGTACGATGTTCGAGGGCCCATCGGCGCGCGATGGCAGCAGCCCCGACGAACTGGTTCCCCTGCTGCGGGAAGTCGGCTTCCCGCTGACTCCCGAGGGAGAGCACGACGAGAACGCCCCGGCCGTCGACGGCAAGGCGGCGGTCCTCGCTTTGGCAGAGAGACTCACCGGCATACGCATCACCGAATCCCTCCTCCAGGACGCCACGTACGAACTGGGACTCGTCCCCGAACAGCCCGCCGAGGAGTGGACCGGCCTGGTCGTCGACATCACCGATGCCCACGGAGAGCGCCTGTACAAGGAGCTTGGATCTGAAATGGGTTGGTAGTGTCGGTGGTGCCTATAGTGTGCGTGTTCGCAACGTGCCCGGTGGGAGGAACTGATGTCCTGGGCTGATCGGCTCGTGATGGCTGTCGGTAGGCGTCCGCTTGGCCTATCTGTCGACTGGTCGGCGATCGAGGCTCGTATGGGAACCGCTCTGCCCGCCGACTACAAGGAATTTTGCGAGATATTCGGCAGTGGCTATTTCTCCGACTACCTCACCGTATATGACTCGGTGGGGGGTGAAGACTCGAGGCTGGCCGACGTGTATGAGGGCAACTGGCAGATCGCCGAAGAGGATGAAGCGGGTCGCTACTATTATGCCCCGTACGGGCTTTTCCGGCCGAACAGTCAGGGCGGGCTTCTTCAGTGGGGCACGAGCGTTCAAGGTGATGAGTTCGCGTGGCTGGCCGACAGTTCCATGCCGCCAGAGTCCTGGCCTGTGCTGGCGCGAGATGATGCACAGCACTCTCAGCACTTTGCCATGTCGATGAGTGAATTCGTGTACCGTCTGCTGGCAGACAGGTCTTTTGAGGGGTTCGCGGGGTTCGGAGCGACCGAGGAAGCTCCCGATTTCACGCCCTACTCCTGACCTTCTCTTGGTGGCCTGTCTCTCCGCGTCCAACCCGTGAAGTAGTGGTTCTCACAGGGCCCTCACCACGTTGTCGGCCCAACCTCCCTGTTCGCGCCGCAGGTTGGGGTAGGTCAGGTGCTTCCCCGCCCTCCCGGTCAACACCCGTTCGCTCCCGGTAAAGGTCCATAGCCCCGTGAATGCTTCAGATCCGCACGTCGACGCCTTCGCCGAGATCTTCGGCGATCCGCCGCGCGACTACGCCGTACCTGTCGACTGGGCGGCAGTCGAGTCCTGGTTGGGGACGAGCCTGCCCGCCGACTACAAGGCCGTCACCGCCGCGTACGGCCCACTCGACCTCGGCGCCTGGCTCTGGC
The Streptomyces tirandamycinicus DNA segment above includes these coding regions:
- a CDS encoding SMI1/KNR4 family protein: MSWADRLVMAVGRRPLGLSVDWSAIEARMGTALPADYKEFCEIFGSGYFSDYLTVYDSVGGEDSRLADVYEGNWQIAEEDEAGRYYYAPYGLFRPNSQGGLLQWGTSVQGDEFAWLADSSMPPESWPVLARDDAQHSQHFAMSMSEFVYRLLADRSFEGFAGFGATEEAPDFTPYS
- a CDS encoding DUF6461 domain-containing protein, whose amino-acid sequence is MNSVTAHDYAWIRTSLLFRHMMESGYTLTLIRGRGPQVVLRAMEAEPRGTGEGTAGLIEADDAHRAEVDYDDWDESYVAGAFKVPGEKGDWTVVLGFDGGLGMPCAETLSEGGRVVAHSSNGGKPIHLFHWFEDGELRTMFEGPSARDGSSPDELVPLLREVGFPLTPEGEHDENAPAVDGKAAVLALAERLTGIRITESLLQDATYELGLVPEQPAEEWTGLVVDITDAHGERLYKELGSEMGW